DNA from Minwuia thermotolerans:
GGCCAGAGCGCGAAACAGCCATTCTGCGACGGCGCCCACAAGGGCTCAAGCATCGCACCGGTCAAGTACACCGCCGAAGCCACAAAAAAGGTCTACTTCTGCGGCTGCAAGCAGAGCGCCAGCCAACCGTTCTGCGATGGCACGCATTCGCGGCTGCCTGACGAATGACATCTATCAATCCGGGCCGCCGACCAGGCTTCGACGGCCCGGTTCGATCCTGCAGCATGCGCGCCATCTGATCACCGCCTGGCGCAATGACTACAATCATCACCGCACGCACTCGAGCCTCAATGGGTTCACCCCGCGGGAGTATCATCAACGGTCGGAAGAGGACCATACCCTGAACAGCGCCAACTTATAAACGCGGCCTCGAAGGGGAACAGGTCAATCTCGGCCAGTCCCCCGCCATTCGTCGTCGAGACCGTCGAGCCATTGCTGGATCGATCGTACCCATTGGCCATTGGCGGCGTTGGCAATGGTAATCGTTTGAACATGACCGAGCCCAGAAACCTGGATCTTTGAGCCGACCGTCAAAATTCAAGGAGAATTGTCCACCGCCCGAAGCGAGCTTATCCCGCCGCTACCGTGGCCGACTTTTGCACCGCCGTTCTCAGGCGTCCAGGACATGGTCGAGGAGCGCATGGGCGCGCTGGCGCGCAGCCTGGCCGAGGGCTTCGGCATGCACGCCGACTTCCGCTACGACCGGCGTTACGCGCCAACGGTGAACTCGCCCGAGGAGTTCGGCCACGCCATGGCCGCGGCCCGGGAACTGGTGGGCGAGGCCAATGTCGACGACCGCCTGACGCCGGTGATGGGCGCGGAGGACTTCGGCTGGATGCTGCGGGAGCGGCCGGGCTGCTACGTCTTCGTCGGCAACGGTGAAGGGCAGCAGGGCGGCTGCGAGGTGCACAATCCGAACTACGACTTCAACGACGAAACCCTGCCCGTGGGCGCCGCCTACTGGGCCCAGCTCGTCCGGATGCAGCTTCCCGCCGACCGCGCCGCCGGGTGACGGGTACCGGACGCCCACATCCTGGCCCTGAACTTGCGTGACCCGCGCTCAGTGTGACAGGCGTCATGGGAATACGAACAATAAGAGGCTTCGTGGTGTTGAGCCG
Protein-coding regions in this window:
- a CDS encoding CDGSH iron-sulfur domain-containing protein, encoding MTEPTIAQRAPFPIEVEEGKNYFWCACGQSAKQPFCDGAHKGSSIAPVKYTAEATKKVYFCGCKQSASQPFCDGTHSRLPDE
- a CDS encoding M20/M25/M40 family metallo-hydrolase, which produces MSTARSELIPPLPWPTFAPPFSGVQDMVEERMGALARSLAEGFGMHADFRYDRRYAPTVNSPEEFGHAMAAARELVGEANVDDRLTPVMGAEDFGWMLRERPGCYVFVGNGEGQQGGCEVHNPNYDFNDETLPVGAAYWAQLVRMQLPADRAAG